The Sphingopyxis fribergensis DNA segment ACGAGCGCGCCGAAATCGCCCGAGCGCACCGACGCGAGTCCGACGAGGCGCGGGGTTACGCCGCTGGTGTTGTCGTTGGTCTGCGCCTTGGCCGAAACGACGAATTTCGCGCCGCTGTAATCGAACGGCTTGGCGCTGGTCAGCTGGACGGTGCCGGCGATGCCGCCTTCGTCCTGGTCGGCCGAATAGGATTTCCGGACCGTGACGCGTCCAAACAATTCCGAGGCGAACAGGCTGTAGTCGAACGCACGCGACCGGCTCACGCCGCCACGATTGTCCATACCCGAGGCGGTGTTGCCGAGCACCTCCATGCCGTTGAGCTGGGTGCGCGTGAAGCCTGCGCCGAGCCCGCGCAGCGCGATCTGCCGGCCCTCGCCGCCGTCGCGCGTGATCGCTATGCCTGGAACACGCTGCAACGATTCGGCAAGGTTCAGGTCGGGAAAGGCAGCGATATCGGTCGCGACGATGAAGTCCTGCGAACCAACGGCGCGGCGCTTCAGGTCCTGTGCGCGGCCGAGGCTCTCGCGGTAACCCGACACGACGATCTCGTCCCCCTCTGCTTCGGGGACGGCCGCCAGCGGGGCGGGGTCGGCCGCGGCGGTTTTGGGCGCGGCGGCGCGGGCAGGGCGCGCGGAGCGGGCGGTAGGCCGCGTCGCCGCCGCCTTCAGGATGGCGACGTCACCGCTGATCGACGCGGTCAGGTCGGTGCCCCTCAGCAACCGATCGAGCCCGGCGCGGATGCCATGGGTTCCTTGCAGGCCAGCGGTACGGCGACCCGCGACCAGATCGGGGGAGACGATCACTTGCACGCCCGTCGCGCGCGAATAGCGCGAAATCGCCGAGCGCAGGTCCGACGCGGCGATATCGAACGCGACCTGCCGGTCAGGCGCCGCGTCCGCCTTTGCTTCAGCGACAACCGGCGCAGCGAGCGCTATCGCCAGCGTGATCCACGAAAAACCCCTTATCCGATGCATGATATTCCTCCGTTCGGGCGACGATCGCCTCGATCGGAAGACGGGGCCGGACAGCAATCTGGACAAAAGAATTTTGTTGCGGTGCAGCGTCAATATGATGGCAATTTCGTGACTTATTCCGCGGTGGCGACCAGCCTCAGCTTGTTGCCTTCGACGACGAGATCGAAGCCATAGGCATTGCCGATTGCACTGAGCAAAACGCGCGGATTGTCGGTCCGAAAGCGTCCCGACAGCTTGAGATTGGCGATCGCGCGCGGCGGGTCCATGATGATCGGCCCATCGCGACGGTTGAGCGCGTCGATCAACTCGGTCAGCCGCAAATCGTCGGTGTCGAGCCAGCCGCGGCGCCAATCCTCGCGCGTCGCGTCAAACCGCTTGGGCGCGGCAGCCGTGCCATTGCCGAAGCGCGAGCGCCATCCCGCAGGCACGTCGACGCCTCCCCCGGCCCCCGCTCCTCCGAACCGGACCTTGCCGCGATAGACCGCCAGTTTGACCTCGCCGCGCGCCATCTCGACGTCGAAAGCCGTACCGAGCACGCGGATCTCGGAGGCGCCGGCGCGAACCGCGAACGGCCGGTCGGCGTCGTGCGCGACGTCGAAATAGGCCTCGCCGTACCCAAGCGTCGCGAAGCGGCGGTCGCCGTCCAGTCGCACATCGACGCGCGTGGCGCCGTTGAGATGCAGCGTCGAGCCGTCGGCGAGCCGCACGTCGCGCTGCTCGCCGCGCGCGGTTTCGTAGCGCCCGACGACCGGCGCGGGATCGAGGGCGAACCAGCCGCCGATGCCACTCGCTGACACGAGCA contains these protein-coding regions:
- a CDS encoding FecR family protein, whose amino-acid sequence is MTARSTLIDAARWALHDGDGPAKPPPRAADIQATLDDPALAEALERSAAIGRLSDGDIRATRARRRGGVMLGLALLVSASGIGGWFALDPAPVVGRYETARGEQRDVRLADGSTLHLNGATRVDVRLDGDRRFATLGYGEAYFDVAHDADRPFAVRAGASEIRVLGTAFDVEMARGEVKLAVYRGKVRFGGAGAGGGVDVPAGWRSRFGNGTAAAPKRFDATREDWRRGWLDTDDLRLTELIDALNRRDGPIIMDPPRAIANLKLSGRFRTDNPRVLLSAIGNAYGFDLVVEGNKLRLVATAE